From Camelina sativa cultivar DH55 chromosome 5, Cs, whole genome shotgun sequence:
gtggtAGTGCTGGTGCTGGTGATGCTGGGCGGAGCAACGGCCATGTTTATGTTGACGAGATCCCTCCTGGTCTCCCGAGGCTTCATACCCCATCTGAAGGtatgaaaaaaccaaaacttggTTTGAAACAGTGATGTAAAAGTTTATCCTTTTAAGGGGTTTAGTGCTATTCAATTCCACTGTTATCATCTGATGATGCTGATAGATAGCTCTGTGATTTTATTTTCCAGGGAGAGCTTCTGTACATGGAGCTAGTAGTATCAGGAAGACTGGGNCCGGTGGTTATGTTATTCATCTCTCCTCCGGTGTTGCCGGCTTCGTCGCTGCTTATTGGGTacgttcttttttcttttgctaccaaatcaaaattcaaagatTTAAGGTTAGTTTATTTAGTTAGTGAGACTTAAAAAGCTGGAATTAACTTCTCAGGctaattatttgatatttggttcttttattactattaataaaataataagatgttttgttgaaaatattggGAATTTAATTAATGTACGGTAGTCGGTAGATGACACATAGTCATAGACTcggaacaaaataaaaattctaagtAATATTTTTGATGTAGACTGATCTTTAATTGCcaagttttgttttgctttctctttcgGTATGATTACGTTATTTAAGGTCATTAGTTTATAAGATAAGTTCGATGATTGATTCGGTCCACTAACAAAAAGGTAAAATTATTTCCGAAGTCGtagataatatttatatagaatcAGTTTAGAATTTGACAACACGATCTTGATGATGTATAATTATTGTATATTAGTATAATCAACTCAGAAAATTTAATTAGTGAAGCGTAGTAATCCAATCATCTCTTTCAActgaaaatatctatttttgtaatttatatcgTGGAGATACGATCATATGAACTAcctaatttgttttcttgtattctGCATTTTGTCGCACATAAGCAAAATGGTAAAAGTCAAGTCAATTCCACATGACGACGACATAATATTCCACATAATAATTATGCAAAAGAATTGAAATTAAATGGTTGGTTGGTTACTAAGCTagttgaaaaattaaaagagtcGTACCATATGTCTGATACCGAGACTTTGATTATAACTTAAAAACTAAATGCGATTTGTGGACATGATGTTACTGTAGGTAGGACCTAGGCCTAAGGCTGACAGAGAGAGATTCCCGCCGAACAATGTTCTTCTAATGCTCGCTGGAGCTGGCCTTCTATGGATGGGATGGTCAGGTTTTAACGGTGGTGCTCCTTACGCTGCAAACTTAACCTCCTCAATCGCGGTGCTCAACACCAATCTTTCTGCCGCGACAAGCCTCCTTGTATGGACCACACTTGATGTCATCTTCTTTGGCAAACCTTCCGTCATCGGAGCCATTCAAGGCATGGTTACTGGCCTAGCCGGCGTCACTCCTGGAGCAGGTCTCAATCTTGTAATctcaactttttgtttttactctAGTTTATTAATGGAGGATCAAAGTTGAGTTATGTTGGAAACTAATGAATATTgcatgtttaattttatatattacaggGTTGATCCAAACATGGGCAGCAATAATAGTTGGAATAGTCTCAGGAACAGCTCCATGGGCCTCTATGATGATCCTTCACAAGAAATCCGCTCTCCTACAAAAGGTAAACTAAAGCTGATTATGTAGTACTATGACTTTGAAGTtctaaaatgtaatattttgatTGGATTTAAATTAACAGGTTGATGATACATTAGCGGTGTTCTACACACACGCTGTGGCCGGTTTACTAGGTGGAATAATGACAGGCTTGTTTGCACATCCTGATCTCTGCGAATTGATACTTCCTGAGCCAACCAGAGGAGCTTTCTACCGCGGCAATGGCGGAAAACAGCTTTTGAAACAATTAGCAGGAGCTGCCTTCATCGCTGTCTGGAACTTAGTGTCGACGACAATCATACTACTCGCTATCAGAATGTTCATACCATTGAGAATGGCTGAGGAAGAGCTTGGTATTGGAGACGACGCTGCTCATGGGGAAGAAGCTTATGCTCTTTGGGGAGATGGAGAGAAGTTTGATGCTACAAGACATGTCCAACAGTTTGAGAGAGACCAAGAGGCTGCTCATCCTTCTTATGTTCATGGCGCTAGAGGTGTCACCATTGTTCTAtgatttttcttctccttttttgttattattttccttATGACTTAGAGATGTGCATGAGTGATGTTTTTGTATAGGTGGTGAAACTTcatttgtcaattttttttgggaggtgttattaacaaataacaaccatttgtgattttttgttaaaattatgaatttaacttACCCTAAGTGCCAAAGTCCCCAAACCTATGTATATTGCAAaaggaaacataaaaataaaataaaagaattggacagaaaaaaacaaaaattggtgtTTGAAATAATTGAAACACTAATgaagaaattatttatttatcaaaaactgTGTCAccacttttttttagttttgagcCATAAAGgttacaactttacaaaaacGACCCAGCCTTTTTGCAATTGCAAGTGTGGCGTGGTATCACTCGTTGGGCCTGTATAAATATCAGCTATACCTCAACCTTCCACCATCGCCACTAAACCAAAATCGTGGTCCTTCCTTCACTGTCTCTTCTTCTGACCTGCACACGCACAGATTTTTTCTGATTTCGTCACTCATGGAACCTAATATTTACCAACTTGCCCTCGCGGCTCTCTTTGGAGCTTCCTTTGTTGCTGTTTCTGGGTTTTTCATGCATTTCAAGGCACTGAATCTAGTCCTTGAGCGTGGTAAGGAGCGTAAAGAGAACCCTGATGGAGACGATCCTCAAAATCAGAGGCGGCGGAGTCAGGTCCGAAGGAAAGGGAATGACCAATACGGTCGCAGTCCGGCTTCTCTTCCAGATGCTACTCCCTTTACCGAtggtggcggcggcggcggcggtggtAGTGCTGGTGCTGGTGATGCTGGGCGGAGCAACGGCCATGTTTATGTTGACGAGATCCCTCCTGGTCTCCCGAGGCTTCATACCCCATCTGAAGGtatgaaaaaaccaaaacttggTTTGAAACAGTGATGTAAAAGTTTATCCTTTTAAGGGGTTTAGTGCTATTCAATTCCACTGTTATCATCTGATGATGCTGATAGATAGCTCTGTGATTTTATTTTCCAGGGAGAGCTTCTGTACATGGAGCTAGTAGTATCAGGAAGACTGGGAGCTTTGTTAGACCAATATCTCCGAAGTCACCTGTTGCTAGTGCTAGTGCTTTCGAGAGTGTGGAAgaatcagatgatgatgataatttgACTAATAGTGAGGGTTTGGATGCTTCTTACTTGCAAGCTAATGGGGATATGGTGAGTTTCTTAATTAACAACTTTTTGATTCCCtgatttgttgtttgatggGTGGGCTTTTTACAAGTAAGACATGTTTTTGCAGCCTGCAGATGCTAATGGAGAGCCAATATCTATGGCTGCTTCAAGTATGATTCGATCCCACAGTGTGTCTGGTGACCTTCATGGAGTTCAGCCCGATCCTATTGCTGCTGACATTCTGCGTAAGGAGCCAGAGCAAGAAACCTTTGTCCGTCTTAATGTTCCTCTTGGTAAGAATGGTtactaaatatttatttctgTCATTCTTGCCTAATCTGGTTCATGTATTCTTAGCGCTCTTCTCCTGTTGCTACAAATCATGACATGTTAGTTTTGGAACCCCActagtttaaaagtttttgctAGTGGCAAGTAGTTAAGTGGAGTTACAGATAATTATATAACTAGTCTTGAGTGAGACAAGCAAAGGGTCAGTTAAGGCTTTACTCTATTTGGGAGCTGAGCCATTGAAATTCTTAAAGTATAGTTTAAGAATTATAGCTTGAAACAACTGGAGTTAGAAGACAtttcttattcatatttttactcATGATCTTTGTAGAGGTGCCAACGTCAGATGAAGTTGAAGCCTATAAATGTCTTCAAGAATGTCTTGAACTGCGGAAGAGGTATGTCTTCCAAGAAACAGTTGCGCCTTGGGAAAAGGAAGTCATATCTGATCCTAGTACCCCAAAGCCTAATCCAGAGCCATTTGCACACTATCCTCAGGGCAAATCTGATGTAAGTCTGTGGTCCTTACTTTGTCATGGAACGAGATGCATTGATGAACTATAACTTtgctaaatttgtttttacagCATTATTTTGAGATGCAAGATGGGGTAGTCCATGTGTTTGAAAATAAAGATGGTAAGAGTAGTTTGATATTGTAATGCTTCTATTTCGTATCCAGAAAAGCTGATTTGGTTATTTTTCGAATAATTGACCCTTGTTCCGTTTCATTATTCCCAGCGAAAGCAGAGCTGTTCCCGGTAGCTGATGCCACAGCATTTTTCACTGACTTGCATCACGTACTCAAAGTCATAGCTGCAGGAAACATCCGGACTTTGTGCCACCGTCGACTAGTACTCCTAGAACAGGCAAGAGTTTTAGCTAGAGAAGAATGAATGTCAATAAGCAAGTTTCATCTGGTTAACATtatgacttttttgtttgtttcagaaaTTCAATCTCCATTTGATGCTTAATGCGGATAAAGAATTTCTTGCTCAAAAAAGTGCACCACATCGTGATTTTTATAATGTTAGGAAAGTCGACACGCATGTTCATCATTCAGCTTGCATGAACCAGAAACACCTTTTAAGGTTTATCAAGTCAAAGCTCCGGAAAGAACCCGATGAGGTAACAATTAGAACCATATGTTTGAGGAAAGTGTACACTTTGCTGATTTGCAGATATAATAATCACTCGCTCCTCTATACAGGTTGTAATCTTCAGAGATGGGACATATTTAACCTTGAAAGAAGTTTTTGAGAGCCTGGATCTGACTGGGT
This genomic window contains:
- the LOC104785645 gene encoding AMP deaminase, with amino-acid sequence MEPNIYQLALAALFGASFVAVSGFFMHFKALNLVLERGKERKENPDGDDPQNQRRRSQVRRKGNDQYGRSPASLPDATPFTDGGGGGGGGSAGAGDAGRSNGHVYVDEIPPGLPRLHTPSEGRASVHGASSIRKTGSFVRPISPKSPVASASAFESVEESDDDDNLTNSEGLDASYLQANGDMPADANGEPISMAASSMIRSHSVSGDLHGVQPDPIAADILRKEPEQETFVRLNVPLEVPTSDEVEAYKCLQECLELRKRYVFQETVAPWEKEVISDPSTPKPNPEPFAHYPQGKSDHYFEMQDGVVHVFENKDAKAELFPVADATAFFTDLHHVLKVIAAGNIRTLCHRRLVLLEQKFNLHLMLNADKEFLAQKSAPHRDFYNVRKVDTHVHHSACMNQKHLLRFIKSKLRKEPDEVVIFRDGTYLTLKEVFESLDLTGYDLNVDLLDVHADKSTFHRFDKFNLKYNPCGQSRLREIFLKQDNLIQGRFLGEITKQVFSDLEASKYQMAEYRISIYGRKMSEWDQLASWIVNNDLYSENVVWLIQLPRLYNIYKDMGIVTSFQNILDNIFIPLFEATVDPDSHPQLHVFLKQVVGFDLVDDESKPERRPTKHMPTPAQWTNAFNPAFSYYVYYCYANLYVLNKLRESKGMTTITLRPHSGEAGDIDHLAATFLTCHSIAHGINLRKSPVLQYLYYLAQIGLAMSPLSNNSLFLDYHRNPFPVFFLRGLNVSLSTDDPLQIHLTKEPLVEEYSIAASVWKLSACDLCEIARNSVYQSGFSHALKSHWIGKDYYKRGPDGNDIHKTNVPHIRVEFRDTIWKEEMQQVYLGKAIISDEVVP
- the LOC109132816 gene encoding ammonium transporter 2-like, which codes for MEPNIYQLALAALFGASFVAVSGFFMHFKALNLVLERGKERKENPDGDDPQNQRRRSQVRRKGNDQYGRSPASLPDATPFTDGGGGGGGGSAGAGDAGRSNGHVYVDEIPPGLPRLHTPSEGRASVHGASSIRKTGXGGYVIHLSSGVAGFVAAYWVGPRPKADRERFPPNNVLLMLAGAGLLWMGWSGFNGGAPYAANLTSSIAVLNTNLSAATSLLVWTTLDVIFFGKPSVIGAIQGMVTGLAGVTPGAGLIQTWAAIIVGIVSGTAPWASMMILHKKSALLQKVDDTLAVFYTHAVAGLLGGIMTGLFAHPDLCELILPEPTRGAFYRGNGGKQLLKQLAGAAFIAVWNLVSTTIILLAIRMFIPLRMAEEELGIGDDAAHGEEAYALWGDGEKFDATRHVQQFERDQEAAHPSYVHGARGVTIVL